In a genomic window of Gossypium arboreum isolate Shixiya-1 chromosome 7, ASM2569848v2, whole genome shotgun sequence:
- the LOC108479449 gene encoding uncharacterized protein LOC108479449 codes for MAICDSNAILSSSEKSGGLSKGRKCPHFGDFVDSSELHDLGFSRPLFTWHRGFLFEKLDRDLGNEAWISNFPNCMVSHLPKIKSDHHLLLLVLNSNIALLRERPFRFLAGWVEHSDFDYFLKKNWKYSDNISNSLGKLAHHLNEWNKIFYGNITTRKRDLIKRIANIQKRSDFSSSYRFNQVDLSLH; via the coding sequence ATGGCTATATGTGATTCCAACGCAATCCTTTCCTCTTCTGAGAAATCTGGAGGACTTTCTAAGGGCAGGAAATGTCCACATTTTGGTGACTTTGTTGACTCTTCTGAACTTCATGATTTAGGGTTCAGTAGACCTCTCTTCACTTGGCATAGGGGTTTTTTGTTTGAGAAATTAGATCGTGACTTAGGAAATGAGGCTTGGATTAGTAATTTTCCTAATTGTATGGTCTCTCATCTCCCGAAGATTAAGTCAGATCATCACCTTCTTCTTTTGGTGCTAAATTCGAATATTGCTCTCCTTCGGGAAAGACCTTTTAGATTTTTAGCTGGATGGGTTGAACATTCGGACTTTGAttattttttgaagaaaaattggAAATACTCCGATAATATTTCTAATTCTCTTGGTAAGCTTGCTCATCATCTCAATGAGTGGAATAAAATTTTTTATGGTAATATCACCACTCGCAAGAGAGACCTTATCAAAAGAATTGCCAACATTCAGAAGAGAAGTGATTTCTCTAGTTCTTACCGCTTCAATCAGGTAGATTTGTCTCTTCACTAA
- the LOC108470075 gene encoding 40S ribosomal protein S27-2 has product MVLQNDIDLLNPPAELEKKKHKLKRLVQSPNSFFMDVKCQGCFNITTVFSHSQTVVVCGNCQTVLCQPTGGRARLTEGCSFRKKGD; this is encoded by the exons ATG GTTCTCCAAAACGACATCGATTTGTTGAACCCTCCGGCCGAGCTCGAGAAGAAGAAGCACAAGCTCAAGCGTCTTGTTCAATCTCCCAATTCCTTCTTcatg GATGTCAAATGTCAAGGCTGCTTCAACAT AACAACCGTATTTAGCCACTCTCAAACTGTGGTGGTGTGTGGAAACTGCCAGACGGTTCTGTGCCAGCCGACCGGCGGTAGAGCTAGACTCACCGAGGGCTGCTCTTTCAGGAAAAAGGGTGACTAA